A window from Micromonospora terminaliae encodes these proteins:
- a CDS encoding glycoside hydrolase family 6 protein, whose amino-acid sequence MALTSFRRRTLTGLAAVAATLAAAVPFSPAPAGAELRDGVRFYTPRPDHGAVAQIAELTAAGRYREAAGVRAMVHTPQAVWVTGGSAAAVTRTVNAEVRRAAGKKTVPVLVAYNIPFRDCAQYSAGGATSVAEYEQWIDAFARGIGGHEVAVMLEPDGLGIIPWYTTINGTQDWCRPAEADPATAAADRFAMLNYAVDKLAALPRTSVYLDGTHSAWLGVGDAADRLVKAGVGRADGFFLNVSNYETTERQLKYGNWIARCVYYGTEGPEWARGHFEWCASQYYPADPADFSTWGRTDAWYAENVGDVPADQLAHFVVDTSRNGQGPWTAPAGVTWPDPQTWCNPPDRGLGLRPTTATGDPLADAFLWVKTPGQSDGQCDRGTGTGRDPARGGMADPAAGAWFDQQALELVRYANPPLR is encoded by the coding sequence GTGGCCCTGACTTCCTTCCGGCGGCGTACCCTCACCGGTCTGGCCGCCGTCGCCGCGACCCTCGCCGCGGCCGTGCCCTTCTCGCCCGCGCCGGCCGGCGCGGAACTCCGCGACGGCGTGCGCTTCTACACCCCCCGGCCCGACCACGGCGCGGTGGCCCAGATCGCCGAGCTGACCGCCGCCGGCCGCTACCGGGAGGCCGCCGGAGTGCGCGCCATGGTCCACACGCCGCAGGCGGTGTGGGTGACCGGCGGCTCCGCCGCCGCGGTGACCCGGACCGTGAACGCCGAGGTACGCCGGGCGGCCGGCAAGAAGACCGTGCCCGTGCTGGTGGCCTACAACATCCCGTTCCGCGACTGCGCGCAGTACTCGGCCGGCGGCGCCACCTCGGTGGCCGAGTACGAGCAGTGGATCGACGCCTTCGCCCGCGGCATCGGCGGCCACGAGGTGGCCGTCATGCTGGAGCCCGACGGCCTCGGCATCATCCCCTGGTACACCACGATCAACGGCACCCAGGACTGGTGCCGCCCGGCCGAGGCGGACCCGGCGACGGCCGCCGCCGACCGGTTCGCCATGCTGAACTACGCCGTCGACAAGCTCGCCGCCCTGCCCCGCACGAGCGTCTACCTCGACGGGACGCACAGCGCCTGGCTGGGCGTCGGCGATGCCGCCGACCGGCTGGTCAAGGCCGGTGTCGGCCGGGCCGACGGTTTCTTCCTGAACGTCTCCAACTACGAGACCACCGAGCGGCAGCTCAAGTACGGCAACTGGATCGCCAGGTGCGTGTACTACGGCACCGAGGGCCCCGAGTGGGCACGCGGCCACTTCGAGTGGTGCGCCAGCCAGTACTACCCGGCCGACCCGGCCGACTTCAGCACCTGGGGCCGCACCGACGCCTGGTACGCCGAGAACGTCGGCGACGTGCCGGCCGACCAGCTGGCCCACTTCGTGGTGGACACCAGCCGCAACGGGCAGGGTCCGTGGACGGCGCCGGCAGGGGTGACCTGGCCGGACCCGCAGACCTGGTGCAACCCGCCCGACCGTGGGCTCGGCCTGCGCCCCACCACGGCCACCGGTGACCCGCTCGCCGACGCGTTCCTCTGGGTGAAGACGCCCGGCCAGTCCGACGGGCAGTGCGACCGGGGCACCGGCACCGGGCGGGACCCGGCGCGCGGCGGCATGGCCGACCCGGCCGCCGGCGCGTGGTTCGACCAGCAGGCTCTCGAACTGGTGCGGTACGCCAACCCGCCGCTGCGCTGA
- a CDS encoding transglycosylase domain-containing protein, translating to MHQTGDYDDASATPTPGRKRRRHRLLVFLAVFALLAGSGLVAGGYYFDSVPTPTDLKLPESTTVYYADGRTPMAKLGAENRTIVPYDQMNDSAKQAIVAAEDRTFWTNKGVDFKGVLRAAWANVTGGQRQGASTLTQQYARVAADLRGVTYSRKLREAVVAWKLDDTYSKEEILGFYLNTVPFGRGAYGIEAAAQTFFGKTVRRDAPPQQQLTPAEAMVLCAMVKQPEADPADPEGSPGYDPRRNALARQNSIDRWNYIRDGMVKLGYLTPEQAANLAYPDSVRPIDPNAGRSGLDRPTGLVVNHVLSELRETEAFRGKPDEVIRDGGYKIVTTIDKRVQDAAEAAADIRRDSAPEAVRGQPKNWQAALVAVEPGTGRVLGYYGGNSGSGADYAGWYRDENGQARGFGQHPPGSSFKVYDLAAAVENDISVKQRFDSPDTKEFPESGRTKGSAAGPIRNAEHAPCQPNCALWEATVASLNVTYFELTEKLGTAKVIDMAKRAGVESMWETVKGNPQPQRVDLRSEPADEVARRFSTEVGIGQYGISVQDHANGMATFAAGGKRADAHFVRSVTKGDEKVYGEQLRTTDLGLGQEALNQLDWTLRRVKAAKLDNDWDSAGKTGTWQAGQSTTQNVHTWMVGWTGALASAVWLGTTDGKPLKTKDGSYEVYGSTGPGPIWRQFMTDATAALKLDPDKYRFAEPAFPDDAPETPAPTTPPASASPTPSASPTPSPTPSRPSPSPTERPTSRPTISPSLTPLPTLSPSKTRRPR from the coding sequence ATGCATCAGACCGGTGACTACGACGACGCTTCCGCGACCCCCACTCCGGGGCGCAAGCGCCGACGGCATCGCCTGCTGGTCTTCCTGGCGGTGTTCGCGCTGCTGGCGGGCTCGGGCCTGGTGGCCGGCGGCTACTACTTCGACAGCGTGCCGACCCCCACCGACCTCAAGCTGCCGGAGTCGACCACCGTCTACTACGCCGACGGGCGCACCCCCATGGCGAAGCTGGGCGCGGAGAACCGCACCATCGTCCCGTACGACCAGATGAACGACTCGGCCAAGCAGGCCATCGTGGCGGCCGAGGACCGCACCTTCTGGACCAACAAGGGCGTGGACTTCAAGGGCGTGCTCCGGGCGGCCTGGGCGAACGTCACCGGCGGGCAGCGGCAGGGCGCCTCCACCCTCACCCAGCAGTACGCGCGGGTCGCCGCCGACCTGCGCGGGGTGACCTACTCGCGGAAGCTGCGCGAGGCGGTCGTCGCCTGGAAGCTCGACGACACCTACAGCAAGGAGGAGATCCTCGGCTTCTACCTGAACACCGTCCCGTTCGGGCGGGGCGCCTACGGGATCGAGGCCGCCGCACAGACCTTCTTCGGCAAGACGGTGCGCCGGGACGCCCCGCCGCAGCAGCAGCTCACCCCGGCCGAGGCGATGGTGCTCTGCGCCATGGTGAAGCAGCCGGAGGCGGACCCGGCCGACCCCGAGGGCTCGCCCGGCTACGACCCCCGCCGCAACGCACTCGCCAGGCAGAACTCGATCGACCGCTGGAACTACATCCGCGACGGCATGGTGAAGCTCGGTTACCTCACGCCGGAGCAGGCGGCGAACCTGGCGTACCCGGACTCGGTGCGGCCCATCGACCCGAACGCGGGCCGCTCGGGCCTGGACCGGCCGACCGGCCTGGTGGTCAACCACGTGCTCAGCGAGCTGCGGGAGACCGAGGCGTTCCGCGGCAAGCCCGACGAGGTGATCCGAGACGGCGGCTACAAGATCGTCACCACCATCGACAAGCGGGTGCAGGACGCCGCGGAGGCCGCCGCCGACATCCGCCGGGACAGCGCACCGGAGGCGGTCCGCGGCCAGCCGAAGAACTGGCAGGCCGCGCTCGTCGCCGTGGAGCCCGGCACCGGCCGGGTGCTCGGCTACTACGGCGGCAACAGCGGCTCCGGCGCCGACTACGCCGGCTGGTACCGCGACGAGAACGGCCAGGCCCGCGGGTTCGGCCAGCACCCGCCGGGCTCGTCGTTCAAGGTGTACGACCTGGCCGCCGCCGTCGAGAACGACATCTCCGTGAAGCAGCGGTTCGACTCGCCCGACACCAAGGAGTTCCCGGAGTCGGGCCGGACCAAGGGCAGCGCGGCCGGCCCGATCCGCAACGCCGAGCACGCGCCCTGCCAGCCGAACTGCGCGCTCTGGGAGGCGACCGTCGCCTCGCTGAACGTCACCTACTTCGAGCTGACCGAGAAGCTCGGCACCGCCAAGGTCATCGACATGGCGAAGCGGGCCGGGGTCGAGTCGATGTGGGAGACGGTCAAGGGCAACCCGCAGCCGCAACGTGTGGACCTGCGGAGCGAGCCCGCCGACGAGGTGGCCCGGCGGTTCTCCACCGAGGTCGGCATCGGCCAGTACGGCATCAGCGTCCAGGACCACGCCAACGGGATGGCCACGTTCGCGGCCGGCGGCAAGCGGGCCGACGCGCACTTCGTCCGGTCGGTGACCAAGGGCGACGAGAAGGTCTACGGCGAGCAGCTCAGGACGACCGACCTGGGCCTCGGCCAGGAGGCGCTCAACCAGCTCGACTGGACGCTGCGCCGGGTCAAGGCGGCCAAGCTGGACAACGACTGGGACTCCGCCGGCAAGACCGGCACCTGGCAGGCCGGGCAGAGCACCACCCAGAACGTGCACACGTGGATGGTCGGCTGGACCGGGGCGCTCGCCTCCGCCGTCTGGCTGGGCACCACCGACGGCAAGCCGCTCAAGACGAAGGACGGCAGCTACGAGGTCTACGGCTCCACCGGGCCCGGGCCGATCTGGCGGCAGTTCATGACGGACGCGACCGCGGCGTTGAAGCTCGACCCGGACAAGTACCGGTTCGCCGAGCCGGCGTTCCCGGACGACGCCCCGGAGACCCCGGCCCCGACGACCCCACCGGCGTCCGCCTCGCCCACCCCGTCGGCGTCGCCGACGCCGAGCCCGACCCCGTCGCGCCCGAGCCCCAGCCCGACTGAGCGGCCGACCTCCCGGCCGACCATCTCGCCCTCGCTCACCCCGCTGCCGACCCTGTCACCGTCGAAGACCCGGCGACCCCGGTGA
- a CDS encoding CoA transferase: MVNPTTQAIRSAWAALGGDPAAAAAVRTAGPAGALPARLPVTDLAVACVAAAGLAGLELARARGAATDGPLTVDSRAVAVSFTSDRHLRVDGQAFSGFAPLSRFWPTADGWVRTHANYPHHRRRLLAALDLDPARPDDEVLVAAVGERIGARPAVEVEQRVTAARGLAIAARSPEEWDAHPQAVAVAAEPLVRLRADAPAAARPAPPAPPGLPATGVRVLDLTRVIAGPVATRFLALLGADVLRVDSPGLPELEPQHLDTDAGKRSTLLDLGRDADRARFAALLADADVVVTGYRPGALDRWGLSPEALRRHHPDLVVARLSAWGGGPWAGRRSFDSLVQAATGIADIERRPDGAPGVLPAQALDHGTGYLLAAAVLRALARRAVDGGAWTAELSLARTARWLRQELPAGPVPDAAPPDPDPWCAERDSPAGRLRYALPPVTLPGGRRDWASPPTRWGGDPPAWPAR; the protein is encoded by the coding sequence GTGGTGAACCCGACGACGCAGGCGATCCGGTCGGCCTGGGCGGCGCTGGGCGGGGACCCGGCCGCCGCCGCGGCGGTCCGGACGGCCGGTCCCGCCGGGGCGCTGCCGGCCCGGCTGCCGGTCACCGACCTGGCCGTGGCCTGCGTCGCCGCCGCCGGGCTGGCCGGCCTGGAGCTGGCCCGGGCCCGCGGGGCCGCGACGGACGGCCCGCTGACCGTCGACAGCCGTGCGGTGGCGGTCTCCTTCACCAGCGATCGGCACCTGCGGGTGGACGGGCAGGCGTTCAGCGGTTTTGCCCCGCTGTCCCGGTTCTGGCCGACCGCCGACGGCTGGGTGCGTACCCACGCCAACTACCCGCACCACCGGCGGCGGCTGCTGGCCGCGCTCGACCTCGACCCGGCGCGGCCCGACGACGAGGTGCTCGTGGCGGCCGTGGGCGAGCGGATCGGCGCCCGCCCGGCCGTCGAGGTCGAACAGCGGGTCACGGCGGCCCGCGGGCTCGCCATCGCGGCCCGCAGCCCGGAGGAGTGGGACGCCCACCCGCAGGCCGTGGCCGTCGCGGCGGAACCCCTGGTCCGGCTGCGGGCCGACGCGCCGGCGGCGGCCCGTCCGGCGCCACCCGCGCCGCCCGGCCTGCCCGCCACCGGGGTACGCGTGCTCGACCTGACCCGGGTCATCGCCGGCCCGGTGGCCACCCGCTTCCTGGCCCTGCTCGGCGCCGACGTGCTGCGCGTCGACTCCCCCGGGCTGCCCGAGCTGGAGCCGCAGCACCTGGACACCGACGCCGGCAAGCGCTCCACCCTGCTCGACCTGGGCCGGGACGCCGATCGGGCCCGGTTCGCGGCGCTGCTCGCCGACGCCGACGTGGTGGTCACCGGCTACCGGCCGGGAGCGCTGGACCGGTGGGGCCTCTCCCCCGAGGCGCTGCGCCGCCACCACCCCGACCTGGTGGTGGCGCGGCTGTCGGCCTGGGGCGGCGGCCCGTGGGCCGGGCGGCGCAGCTTCGACAGCCTGGTGCAGGCCGCCACCGGGATCGCCGACATCGAGCGGCGGCCGGACGGCGCACCCGGTGTGCTGCCCGCCCAGGCGCTCGACCACGGCACCGGCTACCTGCTCGCGGCTGCGGTGCTGCGGGCGCTGGCCCGGCGCGCCGTCGACGGGGGCGCGTGGACGGCCGAGTTGTCGCTGGCGCGTACCGCCCGGTGGCTGCGGCAGGAGCTGCCGGCCGGGCCGGTCCCGGACGCCGCGCCGCCCGACCCCGACCCCTGGTGCGCCGAGCGGGACTCGCCCGCGGGCCGCCTCCGGTACGCGCTGCCGCCGGTCACCCTGCCCGGCGGCCGGCGGGACTGGGCTAGCCCGCCGACGCGGTGGGGCGGCGACCCGCCGGCCTGGCCGGCCCGCTGA
- a CDS encoding TlpA family protein disulfide reductase, producing the protein MTRGYGARLAAVAVAATLGVTGCSGGDEPPARPAPVAGGAAALPGPPPAGLALRPGPSGAPGAPAVTGALTDGSPVALADLWADRPVVLVFFTSWCTLCADRQAALSELARRHSDEVVLVGVATEDRPEDVQRYLREHRVDYPVVLDADGTIWRSYAVREPPAVVVVAKGGALLRGWPGGVDAATLDGELRRLVLAP; encoded by the coding sequence ATGACCCGGGGGTACGGCGCCCGCCTGGCCGCCGTGGCCGTGGCCGCGACGCTCGGCGTGACCGGCTGCTCCGGCGGGGACGAGCCGCCCGCCCGGCCGGCGCCGGTCGCCGGTGGGGCCGCCGCGTTGCCCGGCCCCCCTCCGGCGGGCCTCGCGCTGCGCCCGGGGCCGTCCGGGGCGCCCGGCGCGCCCGCCGTCACCGGCGCGCTCACCGACGGCAGCCCGGTCGCCCTCGCCGACCTGTGGGCCGACCGTCCGGTCGTGCTCGTCTTCTTCACCTCCTGGTGCACGCTCTGCGCCGACCGCCAGGCGGCCCTGAGCGAGCTGGCCCGCCGCCACTCCGACGAGGTGGTCCTCGTCGGCGTGGCCACCGAGGACCGGCCCGAGGACGTCCAGCGCTACCTGCGGGAACACCGCGTCGACTACCCGGTCGTGCTCGACGCCGACGGCACGATCTGGCGGTCGTACGCGGTCCGCGAGCCCCCGGCCGTGGTGGTCGTGGCCAAGGGTGGCGCGCTGCTGCGCGGCTGGCCGGGCGGTGTGGACGCGGCCACCCTCGACGGCGAGCTGCGGCGGCTCGTGCTCGCCCCCTGA
- a CDS encoding M6 family metalloprotease domain-containing protein: MRLLPTRRAVWRSVLAAAVTTVLVATGSAGPALAAPGDPPAGPAPFQPLDPQRWQNPDTMTWDDYRPVPGRNWADPTVRGSVRNFNIALVTLDYVDQPFVITQPAGSTVFGNPQATAANVPRDRVAGFYTDFLNKPGDLNRGHTLHEYWMQDSNGRYGVDLSGFGPYRMPAKSYQYGIDNGFNPGACPAGDACAKNIRTDGLGAWRAAVGDAVADSFELVFILSAGQDESSTWQEFGQMMFQTKEDVPDAWGPPDPALPNYAKTRYVEWTSWKAAATIWPNAGGGSSTQAESSGQGVYAHELSHLLSIGDNYNNPYGTPLRRAYTGIWSMMSRGSFNGPGGPHTRWQIPPVNGGSMGSLHMLRDKLKIGLLGEEHVLRLSREGLATSGMVVADVTARAVDAGPGGLTGLNIAMNTDRSPACTVTTDPLCDGGRYNNYTVEVVDRLGADSFTPDNGVLISKTKNTDSAPFVWVVDANPQDIDMVDFYQPNGTPQKITMGDYRQLSDALFHAGANSGSEYEYVDEANRLHFYVLNLRRDGDGVLSYTVAVRSLDGAGPSTHGVALSKGHLVTRGEPTGKGATCTFDLTNTGTYVAGGQPHPEDAGAYLRSDVYRLSASVGGQGWRVELPNELATAEFGASTPVAVSVGAGSGASATTLVTLTATSESDPSRTVTSQCRVERPRAQLG; the protein is encoded by the coding sequence ATGCGCCTTCTGCCCACCAGGCGTGCGGTCTGGCGCTCGGTGCTGGCGGCCGCCGTCACGACCGTTCTGGTCGCGACCGGCTCCGCCGGACCGGCCCTCGCCGCACCGGGCGACCCGCCGGCCGGGCCCGCCCCGTTCCAGCCGCTCGACCCCCAGCGCTGGCAGAACCCCGACACGATGACCTGGGACGACTACCGGCCGGTGCCGGGGCGGAACTGGGCGGACCCGACCGTGCGCGGCTCCGTCCGCAACTTCAACATCGCGCTGGTCACGCTGGACTACGTGGACCAGCCGTTCGTCATCACGCAGCCCGCCGGCTCGACGGTCTTCGGCAACCCTCAGGCGACCGCCGCCAACGTGCCCCGCGACCGGGTCGCGGGGTTCTACACCGACTTCCTCAACAAGCCGGGCGACCTCAACCGGGGACACACCCTGCACGAGTACTGGATGCAGGACTCCAACGGCCGGTACGGCGTGGACCTCAGCGGCTTCGGCCCGTACCGGATGCCCGCGAAGTCCTACCAGTACGGCATCGACAACGGCTTCAACCCCGGCGCCTGCCCCGCCGGGGACGCGTGCGCGAAGAACATCCGCACCGACGGGCTGGGCGCCTGGCGCGCGGCCGTCGGCGACGCGGTGGCCGACAGCTTCGAGCTGGTCTTCATCCTCTCGGCCGGCCAGGACGAGTCGTCGACCTGGCAGGAGTTCGGCCAGATGATGTTCCAGACCAAGGAGGACGTGCCGGACGCGTGGGGCCCGCCCGACCCCGCCCTGCCCAACTACGCGAAGACCCGGTACGTCGAGTGGACCTCGTGGAAGGCGGCCGCGACCATCTGGCCGAACGCCGGCGGTGGCTCCTCCACCCAGGCGGAGAGCTCCGGCCAGGGCGTGTACGCCCACGAGCTGAGCCACCTGCTGAGCATCGGGGACAACTACAACAACCCGTACGGCACGCCGTTGCGCCGCGCGTACACCGGCATCTGGAGCATGATGTCGCGCGGGTCGTTCAACGGGCCGGGCGGGCCGCACACCCGCTGGCAGATCCCACCGGTCAACGGCGGGTCGATGGGCTCGCTGCACATGCTGCGGGACAAGCTGAAGATCGGTCTGCTCGGTGAGGAGCACGTGCTGCGGCTGTCCCGCGAGGGTCTGGCCACCTCCGGGATGGTGGTCGCCGACGTGACGGCCCGGGCCGTGGACGCCGGGCCCGGCGGGCTCACCGGCCTCAACATCGCCATGAACACCGACCGCTCGCCGGCGTGCACCGTCACGACCGACCCGCTCTGCGACGGCGGCCGGTACAACAACTACACCGTCGAGGTCGTCGACCGGCTGGGCGCGGACTCGTTCACCCCGGACAACGGCGTGCTCATCAGCAAGACCAAGAACACCGACAGCGCGCCGTTCGTGTGGGTGGTCGACGCCAACCCGCAGGACATCGACATGGTCGACTTCTACCAGCCGAACGGCACCCCGCAGAAGATCACCATGGGCGACTACCGCCAGCTGTCCGACGCGCTGTTCCACGCCGGGGCCAACTCCGGCAGCGAGTACGAGTACGTGGACGAGGCCAACCGGCTGCACTTCTACGTGCTCAACCTGCGCCGGGACGGCGACGGGGTGCTGTCGTACACGGTGGCCGTCCGGTCGCTGGACGGCGCCGGGCCGAGCACGCACGGGGTGGCGCTGTCCAAGGGTCACCTGGTGACCCGGGGCGAGCCCACCGGCAAGGGCGCCACCTGCACGTTCGACCTGACCAACACCGGGACGTACGTGGCCGGCGGGCAGCCGCACCCGGAGGACGCCGGGGCGTACCTGCGCTCCGACGTCTACCGGCTCTCGGCCAGCGTCGGCGGCCAGGGCTGGCGGGTGGAACTGCCGAACGAGCTGGCCACGGCCGAGTTCGGGGCCAGCACCCCGGTCGCCGTCTCGGTCGGCGCCGGCTCCGGCGCGAGCGCGACCACCCTGGTGACGCTCACGGCCACCTCGGAGAGCGACCCGAGCCGGACCGTGACCAGCCAGTGCCGGGTCGAACGGCCCCGGGCGCAGCTCGGCTGA
- a CDS encoding dihydrodipicolinate synthase family protein — MAATTPWQGVVVALPTPFRNDLSVDYDRLQEHVRWLGDAGCRGVAPCGPLGEYAALSEGERADVVRAAVEAAPPGCAVLPAVGGYGSRQACQWAEQARAAGAGAVLAPPPVGYPGGPAEVVAHYREVAAVGLPVVVCRDPAEATVDLTPDLLARIAETDGVVAVREDDVRRLHRVRDLCPHLDVLAGADDVLLELTVCGATGWLARCPNALPRLCLRLHRLCAARDLAAALPLYARLHPLLGWGARTEGVQAVKLAMGLAGRYGGPCRPPRAALPPDLQERLCRDLRRAEGADTGPVPAT, encoded by the coding sequence GTGGCCGCAACCACGCCGTGGCAGGGTGTCGTCGTCGCCCTCCCCACGCCGTTCCGGAACGACCTCTCCGTCGACTACGACCGGCTCCAGGAGCACGTGCGGTGGCTCGGCGACGCCGGCTGCCGGGGTGTGGCGCCGTGCGGCCCGCTGGGGGAGTACGCCGCCCTGTCCGAAGGGGAGCGCGCCGACGTGGTCCGCGCCGCCGTGGAGGCCGCGCCGCCGGGCTGCGCGGTGCTGCCGGCCGTCGGGGGGTACGGCAGCCGGCAGGCCTGCCAGTGGGCCGAGCAGGCGCGGGCCGCCGGGGCGGGGGCGGTGCTCGCCCCGCCGCCGGTCGGCTACCCGGGGGGCCCCGCCGAGGTGGTGGCCCACTACCGCGAGGTGGCCGCCGTCGGGCTGCCCGTGGTGGTGTGCCGCGATCCGGCCGAGGCCACCGTGGACCTCACGCCGGACCTGCTGGCCCGGATCGCCGAGACCGACGGCGTGGTGGCGGTACGGGAGGACGACGTCCGCCGGCTGCACCGGGTACGCGACCTCTGCCCGCACCTCGACGTGCTGGCCGGCGCCGACGACGTGCTGCTGGAGCTGACCGTGTGCGGCGCGACCGGGTGGCTCGCGCGCTGCCCCAACGCCCTGCCCCGGCTCTGCCTGCGCCTGCACCGGCTCTGCGCGGCCCGCGACCTGGCCGCCGCGCTGCCGCTCTACGCCCGGTTGCACCCCCTGCTCGGCTGGGGCGCCCGCACCGAAGGGGTGCAGGCGGTGAAGCTGGCCATGGGCCTGGCCGGCCGGTACGGCGGTCCGTGCCGCCCGCCCCGTGCCGCGCTGCCGCCCGATCTGCAGGAGCGGCTGTGCCGGGACCTGCGGCGGGCCGAGGGGGCCGACACCGGGCCGGTGCCCGCGACATGA
- a CDS encoding PucR family transcriptional regulator has protein sequence MELQRIVDRVAARVKRPALIEDRRQRVVVYSEHTGVIDGVRRSAILRRHNTPEVIAWAREIGVMEARQPVRTPACPDLDLLPRVCVPIRHQDLLLGFVWFIDAAEGMSDEDISVVTEAMPDLSLALYRENLLGELTSQREAEATRTLLVESPEARREAVRSLLTDGVVARDGQVTALVAQLAATRDDVLDDKARIALEHALVATRQWVGSRETLHLVRHDHGVLLLCGGRATGRVAAEDAAAHLDQALRAATRGLASVSRTVLGVGDGRPRLYDSLLSYQEAFQAARVGVQLPALGPVVPWADLGIYRLLSGVDTRHLDVARVHPGLGRLLGDEAHQVLLETLEVYLDLAGNAHATAERLRLHRTTLYYRLQRVELLAGTDLKDGNERLCLHLALKLGRLTGGYQPGR, from the coding sequence ATGGAGCTGCAACGCATCGTCGACCGGGTCGCGGCGCGGGTGAAGCGTCCGGCACTCATCGAGGACCGGCGCCAGCGGGTCGTGGTCTACAGCGAACACACCGGGGTGATCGACGGGGTACGCCGCAGCGCGATCCTGCGCCGGCACAACACCCCGGAGGTGATCGCCTGGGCCCGGGAGATCGGCGTCATGGAAGCCCGGCAGCCGGTGCGTACCCCGGCCTGCCCCGACCTGGACCTGCTGCCCCGGGTCTGCGTGCCCATCCGGCACCAAGACCTGCTGCTGGGTTTCGTGTGGTTCATCGACGCGGCGGAGGGAATGTCCGACGAGGACATCTCGGTGGTGACCGAGGCGATGCCGGACCTGTCGCTGGCCCTCTACCGGGAGAACCTGCTCGGCGAGCTGACCTCGCAGCGGGAGGCGGAGGCGACCCGTACGCTCCTCGTGGAGTCCCCCGAGGCCCGGCGGGAGGCGGTACGGTCGCTGCTCACCGACGGCGTGGTGGCCCGCGACGGCCAGGTCACCGCCCTGGTCGCCCAGCTCGCGGCGACCCGGGACGACGTGCTCGACGACAAGGCCCGCATCGCCCTGGAGCACGCGCTGGTGGCCACCCGGCAGTGGGTGGGGTCGCGCGAGACCCTGCACCTGGTCCGGCACGACCACGGGGTGCTGCTGCTGTGCGGCGGGCGGGCCACCGGCCGGGTGGCGGCCGAGGACGCCGCCGCGCACCTCGACCAGGCGCTGCGGGCCGCGACCCGGGGGCTGGCGTCGGTGAGCCGGACGGTGCTGGGCGTCGGTGACGGCCGGCCCCGGCTCTACGACAGCCTGCTGTCCTACCAGGAGGCGTTCCAGGCCGCCCGGGTGGGCGTGCAACTGCCCGCCCTGGGCCCGGTCGTGCCCTGGGCCGACCTGGGCATCTACCGCCTGCTGTCCGGCGTGGACACCCGGCACCTGGACGTCGCGCGGGTCCACCCGGGGCTGGGCCGGCTGCTCGGCGACGAGGCGCACCAGGTGCTGCTGGAGACCCTGGAGGTCTACCTGGACCTGGCCGGCAACGCCCATGCCACCGCCGAACGGCTGCGCCTGCACCGGACCACCCTGTACTACCGGCTCCAGCGGGTGGAGCTGCTCGCCGGCACCGACCTCAAGGACGGCAACGAGCGGCTGTGCCTGCACCTGGCGCTGAAACTGGGCCGGCTCACCGGCGGGTACCAGCCGGGCCGGTGA